In the genome of Methanobacterium spitsbergense, the window GTTCCTTGCTCTTCTGTCAGTCCGGTATTTATCAAAACGTAGGTATGTCTTGAATATTGGTGGGAATATTTTGGTTATAACACCTTCCATATCACCTGATACATCGTCTAAAAGGTCCATGATTGGTAATTCTTGAGGACAATGTCTTTCACACTTCCCACACTTGGTACAATTAGAGGCGTAAGCGGGTTTACCATGGATTACTCCTAAACTCAGTGCATACATAATCTGTGTTTCTATTTTATTACTAGGAAATATTTTTGAGGAATCGTACATCTCGAAACATTTGGCTATATCAACTCCAGATGGACATGGCATGCAGTAGCGGCATCCAGTACATCCTATTTTCATAAGTTCCCTATATTTATCCCTGACCTGCCCTATTATGTCTAATTCCTCTTTTGAAAGTGAATTTGGCACTGCTTCATCCGCAATTTTGAGATTTTCTTCGATGTGTTCCTCTTCATTCATTCCTGAAAGAACACATGTTACTTCAGGATGGTTTAAAACCCATCTTAAGGCCCATTCCGCAGGTGTTCTCTTTACTTCTGATTTGTCCCATATTTCTTGAACTTCGGGAGGTATTGCACGTGTGAGGTTACCTCCTCTAAAAGGTTCCATAACTATTATTCCCAATCCTTTTTGTGCAGCATATTTTAAACCTTCTGTTCCTGCCTGGTTTTCTTCGTCAAGATAATTGTATTGTATCATACAAAAATCCCAGTCGTATGAATCTACAATCTCTTTGAAAGTGTCTTTATCTCCGTGGAATGAAAAACCTGCATTTTTGATTTTTCCAGCTTTTTTTATTCTATCTAAGAATGTTAATACATCCAGTTCAATCATCTTTTTCCAGTTTGTTGCGTGGAGGCCGTGTAGCATATAGTAATCTATGTATTCTATGTTGAAATTTTCAAGCTGGACTTTGAAAACATTTTCAATATCTTCCTTATTTTTCACATTCCAAGGTGGAAGTTTGGTTGCAATTTTAACCTTCTCTCTGTAGCCATCTTGAAGTGCTCTTCCAACCAGTGGTTCGTTCATGTAGGCTATTGCTGTGTCTATGTAATTTACACCATGGTCTATAGCGTATCGTATCTGTTTAATGGATCTTTCTTCGTCTGTTCTTCCGTTTTTAGATGGCAATCTCATTGCACCATACCCTAAAACCGATAGTTCATCCCCATTTTTTTCTACTTTCCGGTATAGCATTGTATTTTAGCCCTCCACAAATTTATCTATTAATTTTTTTATCTTTAACAAAATTTTTATCATTATTTTGATATTCCATCCCAGAAAAGTTCAAATGCTAAATTGATATTTTTTTCATTCAAGTTTTCTGGATACTTGGTGAAATGGCTTACAGTTCCAAAGATATTGCCCCAGAAATAATCCATTACCATTTCATTGTACACCATTTTGATTTCATTCTTTTCAATGCCCTTCTTGTAGATTTCCATTACTTCCACAAATCTGGTTTCAGCTTGTTCTTTGGTAAGTGAAGTAATATATGGTGAACTGTGGAAAATTAGGATAAATTGGAATTTATAAGGGTTATTGATGCCGAAGTTGATGAATTTTAGCCATAATTTTTTTACATTTTCTTTAAATGATTCTTTATCGTTGTAGTTTCCCTTAACATCGTTCAACATACAACCCTTGATGTTTAGGTATAGGGTGTTTATCAATTCTTCTTTGGTTTTGAAGTAATGGAATAATGTTCCTGTGGCCACTCCAGCTGTTTTTGCAATTTCTGCTGTTGATGTTCCATGGAACCCGCGTTCAACAAACAACTTAAGTGATACATCTAATATGCCCTGCTTTTTATCGTTCATGGTATCACATTGATAATTTTTATTGTACTCCTAAACATAACTATAGACTGATTAGTCAATTTACATATTTAATACTTGCGATCATACAAGATCAAGTTAGGATATTCTATTCAAAAATAGTAAAAATTTAAAATATTAAAAAAAATAATGGTTTTATAAATTCACATTTATTTTATTATTTTTTATTTTTTCGCAAGTTATTCAAAAAAAATGTTTAAAATTTATATTTGAAATTTATATCTTAATTTAATAAAAAATCACTGCAACATTCTTAATCTTGATTCAAGAACCGCTTAAATTCTTGTTTTTTGTTGTAAATGAAGAATTAATTTTATCTACAATTTTATCTTTATCATTGCATTTTGGACAATCCAGCTCTTCATTAGGGTTGTATAATGCGCCACAGTGTATACATTTAAACTCTATCTTGGTTTTCCACATTTTATCTTTCTCAAGGTTGCAATTGTTGTCTTGAATAATTAATATTAACAATATAATTAATTATCAATTTTCAAAAAATTTTTTTAATTAAGATAGATGTTAAAAATCAGGATATTTATAGTTAACGATTCAAATAAAATTATATTTAGATAAATACAAAACGTTTTTTTAAACAGTATTTTAATGTAAAATAATGTATATCCAGAGATAAATTGATAAAAAAGTTAGATGTTTAAATTAAAGATCGCTTAAATAGTCTATCTCAGCTTTGAATCCAGAATTAATTTTGATTTTATTGATGTAATGGAGCACTTATGTTATCTACAATTTTATCCTTACCATCACACTCTGGACAATCAAGCTCTTCTTTAGGATCGTATAACGTTCCACAGTACAAACATTTAAACTCTATTTTCGTTTCGCACATTTTAATATTCTCACTAAATTGATATTAGACTAGTTAGATGAGATATTATATTTTATTTCCTAAACATAGCTTAAACTTTTCTATTGGTCATCCATTTTATTGCAAATCAAGGCTCAACTTATAACTAGAACCATATCATATAATGTGTCAAGTTTATGAGTAGAATAGTAGAAATAAAAAAATAATTAATACCAATGTTCATGATGTAGGATGTGAGCTCTGTAGATATTTGATGGTTCAAAATTTATTTGAATTGAGAATAAATATTTGATTTTTAGGTATTGTACAATTTAAGCCATTAATTTATTTGGGTATTTTAAAGTTGAATGTTCTCAACTGTCTGATTTACACATATCCCGTGTATTTGCCTTTCAACTGCTCTTTTTGTTATTGTTAATCTAATTCTTGGTTTAAAATAAGTTTTTAAGCTCATGATCATGGTTTTGCAACTTGTATGAATTGAAATAGTGTATAATTCATCATATCTAAAGCTTTAGAAATATTATAGGTTTTATAACCCTTATTTATTCTAACAATACATATTCATTTATTTAAACAAATAATTGGTAGTTTAATAGATTCTTTTTTATACTTTGTAGGAAAGAAATTATTATATCGAATTATAATTTTTTAAATGATGAAAAAATGAAACTAAAACAATTTATGAATCTTATTTTGGTTATAAGTATATTATCATTAATTTTAATGCCTGTTAGTGATGCATGGACATGGAAAACACATTCAGATATTGTTGATGTGGTTTATTATGGTTTACCAGTTGATGTTCAGCAGAAATTGGATTTGAATGCAATGCATGATGGTTCTAATGATCCTGATGAAAAGTTTCATGACTTCACCTACCACAGTTATCCTAAAAGTTATGACAAAGCAAAAATGTGGCTTGACCAGGGTAAAGCTTCCTATGATAAGGGAGATTATAGTAATGCAAGTTATGATTATGGCGTTGCAAGTCATTACATATCAGATACTTTCTCAGCACCCCATGCAGTAAGCGGAGAAAACTATGCAGACCATAGCAAGTATGAGAACCATGCCAAAAAACTTAACCCTATTGCAACCTCTGTTAATGGGGATTTGAATACTATAATGCAAGATGGTAAAAATCAAGGAGCAGTTAGCTGGAATAGCTGGCTTCAAACCCATGATGATTCAATAATACAGAATGATTTAAATAAAGGTGCATCAGCATCATTATCTGCTATAAAAGATAGTATAAACAGCACTAGCAGCAATACTCCTAAGGAGTCTTTTATTGATTATATTATTAGAATGTTAAAAAACTTGTTTTAAATTAATTTTTTTTTATTTTGTTGGTTGAATATTCATTTTAAAGCTAATCTACTTAAATTTAGCAAATTTTGTTACTGCAAATTATTTGACAAAGATTTATATACTAAAAAAATAACAGTAGAACAATATTATGTTACGTGATTATTTCAGAATATGATTAAAAAAAATGAAATTAGTCAATATTAATGATCAAAAAAATGGGGGAATGATTTTTGTTATGGAATCCGATTTAATATCAAAGAAAGAATTGTTAGAATTGACCAAAATATCCTATGGTCAATTATATCGGTGGAAGAGGAAAAATCTGATACCTGAAGATTGGTTCATTAGGAAATCCACATTCACAGGACAGGAAACCTTTTTTCCAAAGGAAAAAATACTTGATAGAATTGATAAAATCAAGAATATGAAGGGAAACATTTCACTGGATGAACTTGCCAACATGCTTTCTCCAAACTTCATGGAGATCTCAATGTCAAAGAACCAGTTGATTCAACAGAACATTGTTTCAAAGAATACAATTGATTTCTACACTGGTGAAAAAGGAGAAAAAGAAGGCTATGCCTTTGAAAAAATACTCTACCTCAATGTTTTAGATAACATGTTTCAATCGGGGAAAATCAATTTTGAAGAAGGAAAAATAATATTAAATCTGTTAGAAGAAGATTATCCTAAATACAATGGAAAAAATTGTGAATTACTTTTCATTCGTAAATTGGGAATTTCAAGTTGTTGTCTTATTTCAAATACTTGTGAAATTTACTTTGAAAATGGCATAAAAATAATTGAAAGGTTAAGTCTTTCCGATTTATTAGAGGAATTAAAAATCAAAATGGTTTAATTGGAGTTTCTTCGGTGCACCTATTCTTGACAGGATATCTGATCGTTATGGACGTCGTCCAATTCTACTGATTTGCTTCATGGGTTCAGCAATTGGTTATTTTATCTTTGGAATTGGTGGTGCATTATGGGTTTTATATATTAGTCGTGCCATTGATGGCTTCACCGGCGGTAATATGGCAATTGTCCAATCTTATTTATCAGATATATCAAATGAAGATAACAAAACCAGGAATTTTGGATTATTTGGAGCTGCAACAACCTTGGGTGTAATTATTGGACCGATTTTTGGCGGTTTATTAAGTCAAATAAGCCTTGACACGCCTGTGTATATTGCTGGAATATTCGCATTAATTGAAATCATATTATGTTTGATATTATTACCTGAATCTTTACCATTAAATAAGAGAAATCATAAAACAATTAAATGATATAAATCCCTTTAATGCAATAGGGAGAATGTTAAGAAGACCCATTATTAGAGGACTTTTAATAATTTCTGGAATTACCGAATTCATCTTTGATGGTGTTAATATAAACATACCAGTTTACCTAATCCACAAATTTAATATCTCACCTTTAGAATTGGGAATTTTAATGATAATATCTGGGATTACCCTAATAACAATCCAAGGAGGCTTAATTGGAACATTATCAAAGAAATTTAAAGAAAAAACTCTAATTTCAATGGGATATCTCATAATGGCTGCCAGTCTAATTTTATCACATATGTAACATCATTATGGACTATATACGTTATAGCTGTCACCATCTCTATCGGACTCGGATTAATATTGCCAGTATTAAGTGCATTATTATCAAACAATACACCATCCAACGAACAAGGAGAAATGTTTGGAGTGAATTCATCATTACTTGGTTTAATGGCTGCACTAGGTCCTTTATTTGCAGGATTGGTTTATGACCTAATAGTACCTAATGCTACATTTTGGATCGGTGCAATACTGCTATTATTATCATTAGTGATTATTGCACGATTAAAAATCACTAACACACAATCCGCAGACAATAAATCTAGTAATACCTAATTTAAAATATTTATTAAAAAAAAAATAAAAATATTAGGGATAATTTCCCCATTCTTTTTTTAAATAATTTATTTGATTTCCTATCAGATCCATTTAAATTAGATTCGCTGTTGGAACAGTCAAAACCTTTTCATTTATTTTACTCTGTTCTATTACACCGTCTCTTATTTTAAGGATCCTTGTTTTGTCTGTTGTTTCTGCATCGTGTGTTACCATGATAACTGTGGTTCCTTCCCTGTTTACATCGTGTAATAGGTTCATTATATTTTCTGTTGCTTCTGAATCAAGGTTTCCTGTTGGTTCGTCTGCTAATATAAATTTTGGTTTGTTTACCAGTGCACGTGCAATTGCAACTCTCTGTCTTTCTCCTCCAGAAAGTTTTGCAGGTAAGTAATCCATTCTATGGCCTAAACCTACATTTTCCAGACATTCCTCTACTCTTTTTTTCCTTGAAGATTTACTAAGCTTTTTATCACCACTCAAGTTTCTTGTTGGAAACTCTACATTATCACGTACACTCAATGCAGGGAGCAGATTAAATGTTTGGAAGATAAAACCAATTTTCTCCGCTCTTAACTTGGTGAGTTCAGATTCTGACATGGATGATGTTTTCTTTCCATCTATTATGAGTTTTCCTTGTGTTGGTGTATCAAGACATCCTATCATATTCATGAGTGTTGATTTACCAGATCCTGAAGGACCCATTATAGATACAAATTCACCCTTTTCTACCGTTATATTCAAACCTCTTAGAGCATTAACCTGTATACCGCCTAAATCATAGGTTTTCCAAAGTTTTACCATTTACTAAATTTTCCATTTATAACACCTTTTTAATATCCCTAAATTTTTTTTATTCATGTCTTAAAGCTTCTATTGGACTGATTCTATTGGCCAGGTAAGCTGGTAGTAATCCTGAGAATGTTCCAATAACCAGTACAATCAAAGCAACTTGAATTACAACCATTGATGGTATGGTGAAGTTGAAGCTAGTGGCACCCATAAATATTCCAAGAACATTATAAATTGGAGATATAAACAGTATACCTATTAATCCACCTATGGTACTTAGAATTAATGATTCATATATTATCAAGAGCATAATTGACCTTTTCTTGGTTCCAATTGCCCGCATTGTACCTATGTCTTTGGTTTTCTCTTTTACAGACATCATCATAACATTCATTATGAGAACCATTGAAACAGCAAAGATCATGACAACAATCATGTTCATAAAGGTTAATACTCCCTTTAAATTTTTGTCGATGGTTTTCTGTGTATCCTTTTGAGTGTATATATCGTATTTTGGATATGCATCCTGTAAATTGGTTTCAACAGTGTCTGTTGTATATTGGCTGTTAGGTGATATTATA includes:
- a CDS encoding aldo/keto reductase; the protein is MLYRKVEKNGDELSVLGYGAMRLPSKNGRTDEERSIKQIRYAIDHGVNYIDTAIAYMNEPLVGRALQDGYREKVKIATKLPPWNVKNKEDIENVFKVQLENFNIEYIDYYMLHGLHATNWKKMIELDVLTFLDRIKKAGKIKNAGFSFHGDKDTFKEIVDSYDWDFCMIQYNYLDEENQAGTEGLKYAAQKGLGIIVMEPFRGGNLTRAIPPEVQEIWDKSEVKRTPAEWALRWVLNHPEVTCVLSGMNEEEHIEENLKIADEAVPNSLSKEELDIIGQVRDKYRELMKIGCTGCRYCMPCPSGVDIAKCFEMYDSSKIFPSNKIETQIMYALSLGVIHGKPAYASNCTKCGKCERHCPQELPIMDLLDDVSGDMEGVITKIFPPIFKTYLRFDKYRTDRRARNM
- a CDS encoding TetR/AcrR family transcriptional regulator; this translates as MNDKKQGILDVSLKLFVERGFHGTSTAEIAKTAGVATGTLFHYFKTKEELINTLYLNIKGCMLNDVKGNYNDKESFKENVKKLWLKFINFGINNPYKFQFILIFHSSPYITSLTKEQAETRFVEVMEIYKKGIEKNEIKMVYNEMVMDYFWGNIFGTVSHFTKYPENLNEKNINLAFELFWDGISK
- a CDS encoding zinc dependent phospholipase C family protein, whose translation is MKLKQFMNLILVISILSLILMPVSDAWTWKTHSDIVDVVYYGLPVDVQQKLDLNAMHDGSNDPDEKFHDFTYHSYPKSYDKAKMWLDQGKASYDKGDYSNASYDYGVASHYISDTFSAPHAVSGENYADHSKYENHAKKLNPIATSVNGDLNTIMQDGKNQGAVSWNSWLQTHDDSIIQNDLNKGASASLSAIKDSINSTSSNTPKESFIDYIIRMLKNLF
- a CDS encoding YhbD family protein, which produces MIFVMESDLISKKELLELTKISYGQLYRWKRKNLIPEDWFIRKSTFTGQETFFPKEKILDRIDKIKNMKGNISLDELANMLSPNFMEISMSKNQLIQQNIVSKNTIDFYTGEKGEKEGYAFEKILYLNVLDNMFQSGKINFEEGKIILNLLEEDYPKYNGKNCELLFIRKLGISSCCLISNTCEIYFENGIKIIERLSLSDLLEELKIKMV
- a CDS encoding MFS transporter, yielding MGLGLILPVLSALLSNNTPSNEQGEMFGVNSSLLGLMAALGPLFAGLVYDLIVPNATFWIGAILLLLSLVIIARLKITNTQSADNKSSNT
- a CDS encoding ABC transporter ATP-binding protein — its product is MVKLWKTYDLGGIQVNALRGLNITVEKGEFVSIMGPSGSGKSTLMNMIGCLDTPTQGKLIIDGKKTSSMSESELTKLRAEKIGFIFQTFNLLPALSVRDNVEFPTRNLSGDKKLSKSSRKKRVEECLENVGLGHRMDYLPAKLSGGERQRVAIARALVNKPKFILADEPTGNLDSEATENIMNLLHDVNREGTTVIMVTHDAETTDKTRILKIRDGVIEQSKINEKVLTVPTANLI